The Euwallacea fornicatus isolate EFF26 chromosome 3, ASM4011564v1, whole genome shotgun sequence genome has a segment encoding these proteins:
- the LOC136350706 gene encoding rho GTPase-activating protein conundrum-like isoform X2, which produces MESEDPLRYYLDEVNNTQHDINNLELEEHIPNEAERAADFLDKADLSNLNQLYQQGQEIPENVVVNSVRQKQLTEKQAQTVRSRVATLNKTLRSRQPRRKQRQDVRDVAWNVETSSTGTRSRSATPDSLDSGENPNSQNEDLTSDEDHQLSSLPPFPLEHSQQINTKKKVKWTSSEPLQGKKFNKHDNKGDIAHLGSENVVLKGYQPLTESGSPIRPVRERSGSDPTTEVHLLQPLKTENLDLYASSAPNFHTQLTRTSNNSVPTNNHCSTVYIHHSDEPNENEVLSFEGLIKQGEINNCDSANRELEDGVYVEELSDSEYQHLKPLLFMELVAIFDQYKINAHKKKASTKSKGGNVFGVNLSTLVMRDMPIPTDNSMVPQVFQSIVDQLSIRCITEEGILRVAGQKQKLEVLSNEIENKFYYNRAFVEDLLKQATVHELTGILKKLLRDLPDPIFTMELFDMFYKTGSISNTEDKVRSLNLLVLMLPIEHRNTFKVLLNFLLNIIQNEKKNRMGLHNVAMITAPSFFPPKLLLPKDNRKLIEKQVTKEELAKQINGAAVCCRIMETLLKSGNKLFTVPERLASQAREAQRKAQVKKDMGKEKDRKIRSGKTKLVRSSTQYEPGAMNLPRIKKDFYV; this is translated from the exons ATGGAATCTGAAGATCCGCTGCGATACTATTTAGATGAAGTCAACAATACTCAACATGATATCAATAATTTAGAATTAGAGGAGCATATACCAAACG AAGCTGAAAGAGCTGCCGATTTTCTCGACAAAGCCGATTTATCGAATCTAAACCAGCTTTATCAGCAAGGGCAAGAGATTCCAGAAAATGTGGTTGTAAACTCAGTAAGACAAAAACAATTGACTGAAAAACAGGCCCAAACTGTCAGATCTCGGGTTGCTACCCTTAACAAAACTTTGCGTAGCCGCCAGCCCCGCAGGAAACAGAGGCAGGATGTTAGGGATGTTGCTTGGAATGTGGAG acCTCAAGCACTGGGACAAGGTCCAGAAGTGCCACCCCAGATTCCCTAGATTCTGGTGAGAACCCAAACTCGCAAAACGAAGATCTCACTTCCGATGAAGATCATCAATTATCTTCTTTACCTCCATT CCCCTTAGAGCATTCCCAgcaaataaacacaaaaaaaaaagtaaaatggaCCTCCAGCGAACCGTTGCAAGGCAAGAAGTTCAACAAGCACGACAACAAGGGCGATATTGCTCATTTGGGCTCCGAAAATGTGGTTTTAAAAGGGTATCAACCTTTAACAGAGAGTGGATCTCCGATTCGTCCCGTGAGGGAACGAAGCGGAAGTGACCCCACTACGGAGGTGCATTTGCTACAACCtcttaaaactgaaaatttg GATTTATACGCATCCTCAGCACCAAATTTTCATACTCAATTAACTAGGACTAGCAATAATAGTGTGCCAACTAACAATCATTGTAGTACTGTCTATATTCATCATAGTGACGAACCTAAtgaaaatgaagttttaagCTTTGAGGGACTGATTAAACAGGGAGAAATAAACAATTGTGATTCAGCG AATAGGGAATTAGAGGACGGTGTGTATGTAGAGGAACTTAGTGATAGTGAATACCAGCATTTGAAGCCGCTGTTGTTTATGGAATTAGTTGCCATATTTgatcaatataaaattaatgctCATAAGAAGAAGGCCAGTACAAAGAGTAAAG GCGGAAACGTGTTTGGAGTAAACCTATCCACTTTAGTAATGCGTGATATGCCAATACCAACAGATAATTCGATGGTGCCACAAGTTTTCCAAAGCATCGTTGACCAACTAAGCATCCGATGCATAACTGAGGAAGGGATTCTTAGAGTGGCAGGGCAGAAACAGAAATTAGAAGTCTTAagcaatgaaattgaaaacaagTTTTACTATAATCGCGCTTTTGTTGAAGACCTGTTAAAACAGGCTACCGTACATGAGCTCACGGGAATCCTTAAGAAGCTGCTCAGGGATTTGCCGGACCCGATTTTTACCATGGAGTTGTTCGATATGTTTTACAAAACTGGCT CAATTTCCAATACCGAGGATAAAGTGAGGTCACTGAATTTGTTGGTATTAATGCTACCAATAGAGCATAGAAATACTTTTAAGGTGTTGCTGAATTTCCTGTTaaatataattcaaaatgaGAAGAAGAATAGGATGGGTCTTCATAATGTTGCCATGATTACAGCTCCATCATTTTTCCCGCCAAAGTTACTATTACCCAA GGACAATCGTAAACTAATAGAAAAACAAGTAACAAAAGAAGAATTAGCTAAACAAATAAATGGTGCTGCAGTGTGCTGCCGAATAATGGAAACTCTTCTTAAAAGTggaaataaactatttacaGTACCAGAGAGACTAGCCTCACAAGCCAGAGAAGCGCAGCGTAAAGCACAAGTTAAAAAAGACATGGGAAAAGAAAAAGatcgaaaaata CGATCTGGTAAAACGAAGTTAGTGAGAAGTAGTACTCAGTACGAGCCAGGTGCAATGAATCTACCTAGGattaaaaaggatttttacGTGTAA
- the LOC136350706 gene encoding rho GTPase-activating protein conundrum-like isoform X3 — protein MESEDPLRYYLDEVNNTQHDINNLELEEHIPNEAERAADFLDKADLSNLNQLYQQGQEIPENVVVNSVRQKQLTEKQAQTVRSRVATLNKTLRSRQPRRKQRQDVRDVAWNVETSSTGTRSRSATPDSLDSGENPNSQNEDLTSDEDHQLSSLPPFPLEHSQQINTKKKVKWTSSEPLQGKKFNKHDNKGDIAHLGSENVVLKGYQPLTESGSPIRPVRERSGSDPTTEVHLLQPLKTENLEFKKSELFQDLYASSAPNFHTQLTRTSNNSVPTNNHCSTVYIHHSDEPNENEVLSFEGLIKQGEINNCDSANRELEDGVYVEELSDSEYQHLKPLLFMELVAIFDQYKINAHKKKASTKSKGGNVFGVNLSTLVMRDMPIPTDNSMVPQVFQSIVDQLSIRCITEEGILRVAGQKQKLEVLSNEIENKFYYNRAFVEDLLKQATVHELTGILKKLLRDLPDPIFTMELFDMFYKTGSISNTEDKVRSLNLLVLMLPIEHRNTFKVLLNFLLNIIQNEKKNRMGLHNVAMITAPSFFPPKLLLPKDNRKLIEKQVTKEELAKQINGAAVCCRIMETLLKSGNKLFTVPERLASQAREAQRKAQVKKDMGKEKDRKIVRFVAESVLCGVGNCRAIW, from the exons ATGGAATCTGAAGATCCGCTGCGATACTATTTAGATGAAGTCAACAATACTCAACATGATATCAATAATTTAGAATTAGAGGAGCATATACCAAACG AAGCTGAAAGAGCTGCCGATTTTCTCGACAAAGCCGATTTATCGAATCTAAACCAGCTTTATCAGCAAGGGCAAGAGATTCCAGAAAATGTGGTTGTAAACTCAGTAAGACAAAAACAATTGACTGAAAAACAGGCCCAAACTGTCAGATCTCGGGTTGCTACCCTTAACAAAACTTTGCGTAGCCGCCAGCCCCGCAGGAAACAGAGGCAGGATGTTAGGGATGTTGCTTGGAATGTGGAG acCTCAAGCACTGGGACAAGGTCCAGAAGTGCCACCCCAGATTCCCTAGATTCTGGTGAGAACCCAAACTCGCAAAACGAAGATCTCACTTCCGATGAAGATCATCAATTATCTTCTTTACCTCCATT CCCCTTAGAGCATTCCCAgcaaataaacacaaaaaaaaaagtaaaatggaCCTCCAGCGAACCGTTGCAAGGCAAGAAGTTCAACAAGCACGACAACAAGGGCGATATTGCTCATTTGGGCTCCGAAAATGTGGTTTTAAAAGGGTATCAACCTTTAACAGAGAGTGGATCTCCGATTCGTCCCGTGAGGGAACGAAGCGGAAGTGACCCCACTACGGAGGTGCATTTGCTACAACCtcttaaaactgaaaatttg GAATTTAAGAAATCAGAACTTTTTCAGGATTTATACGCATCCTCAGCACCAAATTTTCATACTCAATTAACTAGGACTAGCAATAATAGTGTGCCAACTAACAATCATTGTAGTACTGTCTATATTCATCATAGTGACGAACCTAAtgaaaatgaagttttaagCTTTGAGGGACTGATTAAACAGGGAGAAATAAACAATTGTGATTCAGCG AATAGGGAATTAGAGGACGGTGTGTATGTAGAGGAACTTAGTGATAGTGAATACCAGCATTTGAAGCCGCTGTTGTTTATGGAATTAGTTGCCATATTTgatcaatataaaattaatgctCATAAGAAGAAGGCCAGTACAAAGAGTAAAG GCGGAAACGTGTTTGGAGTAAACCTATCCACTTTAGTAATGCGTGATATGCCAATACCAACAGATAATTCGATGGTGCCACAAGTTTTCCAAAGCATCGTTGACCAACTAAGCATCCGATGCATAACTGAGGAAGGGATTCTTAGAGTGGCAGGGCAGAAACAGAAATTAGAAGTCTTAagcaatgaaattgaaaacaagTTTTACTATAATCGCGCTTTTGTTGAAGACCTGTTAAAACAGGCTACCGTACATGAGCTCACGGGAATCCTTAAGAAGCTGCTCAGGGATTTGCCGGACCCGATTTTTACCATGGAGTTGTTCGATATGTTTTACAAAACTGGCT CAATTTCCAATACCGAGGATAAAGTGAGGTCACTGAATTTGTTGGTATTAATGCTACCAATAGAGCATAGAAATACTTTTAAGGTGTTGCTGAATTTCCTGTTaaatataattcaaaatgaGAAGAAGAATAGGATGGGTCTTCATAATGTTGCCATGATTACAGCTCCATCATTTTTCCCGCCAAAGTTACTATTACCCAA GGACAATCGTAAACTAATAGAAAAACAAGTAACAAAAGAAGAATTAGCTAAACAAATAAATGGTGCTGCAGTGTGCTGCCGAATAATGGAAACTCTTCTTAAAAGTggaaataaactatttacaGTACCAGAGAGACTAGCCTCACAAGCCAGAGAAGCGCAGCGTAAAGCACAAGTTAAAAAAGACATGGGAAAAGAAAAAGatcgaaaaatagtacgtttcGTAGCGGAATCAGTTTTATGTGGTGTTGGAAACTGTAGAG CGATCTGGTAA
- the LOC136350706 gene encoding rho GTPase-activating protein conundrum-like isoform X1, translated as MESEDPLRYYLDEVNNTQHDINNLELEEHIPNEAERAADFLDKADLSNLNQLYQQGQEIPENVVVNSVRQKQLTEKQAQTVRSRVATLNKTLRSRQPRRKQRQDVRDVAWNVETSSTGTRSRSATPDSLDSGENPNSQNEDLTSDEDHQLSSLPPFPLEHSQQINTKKKVKWTSSEPLQGKKFNKHDNKGDIAHLGSENVVLKGYQPLTESGSPIRPVRERSGSDPTTEVHLLQPLKTENLEFKKSELFQDLYASSAPNFHTQLTRTSNNSVPTNNHCSTVYIHHSDEPNENEVLSFEGLIKQGEINNCDSANRELEDGVYVEELSDSEYQHLKPLLFMELVAIFDQYKINAHKKKASTKSKGGNVFGVNLSTLVMRDMPIPTDNSMVPQVFQSIVDQLSIRCITEEGILRVAGQKQKLEVLSNEIENKFYYNRAFVEDLLKQATVHELTGILKKLLRDLPDPIFTMELFDMFYKTGSISNTEDKVRSLNLLVLMLPIEHRNTFKVLLNFLLNIIQNEKKNRMGLHNVAMITAPSFFPPKLLLPKDNRKLIEKQVTKEELAKQINGAAVCCRIMETLLKSGNKLFTVPERLASQAREAQRKAQVKKDMGKEKDRKIRSGKTKLVRSSTQYEPGAMNLPRIKKDFYV; from the exons ATGGAATCTGAAGATCCGCTGCGATACTATTTAGATGAAGTCAACAATACTCAACATGATATCAATAATTTAGAATTAGAGGAGCATATACCAAACG AAGCTGAAAGAGCTGCCGATTTTCTCGACAAAGCCGATTTATCGAATCTAAACCAGCTTTATCAGCAAGGGCAAGAGATTCCAGAAAATGTGGTTGTAAACTCAGTAAGACAAAAACAATTGACTGAAAAACAGGCCCAAACTGTCAGATCTCGGGTTGCTACCCTTAACAAAACTTTGCGTAGCCGCCAGCCCCGCAGGAAACAGAGGCAGGATGTTAGGGATGTTGCTTGGAATGTGGAG acCTCAAGCACTGGGACAAGGTCCAGAAGTGCCACCCCAGATTCCCTAGATTCTGGTGAGAACCCAAACTCGCAAAACGAAGATCTCACTTCCGATGAAGATCATCAATTATCTTCTTTACCTCCATT CCCCTTAGAGCATTCCCAgcaaataaacacaaaaaaaaaagtaaaatggaCCTCCAGCGAACCGTTGCAAGGCAAGAAGTTCAACAAGCACGACAACAAGGGCGATATTGCTCATTTGGGCTCCGAAAATGTGGTTTTAAAAGGGTATCAACCTTTAACAGAGAGTGGATCTCCGATTCGTCCCGTGAGGGAACGAAGCGGAAGTGACCCCACTACGGAGGTGCATTTGCTACAACCtcttaaaactgaaaatttg GAATTTAAGAAATCAGAACTTTTTCAGGATTTATACGCATCCTCAGCACCAAATTTTCATACTCAATTAACTAGGACTAGCAATAATAGTGTGCCAACTAACAATCATTGTAGTACTGTCTATATTCATCATAGTGACGAACCTAAtgaaaatgaagttttaagCTTTGAGGGACTGATTAAACAGGGAGAAATAAACAATTGTGATTCAGCG AATAGGGAATTAGAGGACGGTGTGTATGTAGAGGAACTTAGTGATAGTGAATACCAGCATTTGAAGCCGCTGTTGTTTATGGAATTAGTTGCCATATTTgatcaatataaaattaatgctCATAAGAAGAAGGCCAGTACAAAGAGTAAAG GCGGAAACGTGTTTGGAGTAAACCTATCCACTTTAGTAATGCGTGATATGCCAATACCAACAGATAATTCGATGGTGCCACAAGTTTTCCAAAGCATCGTTGACCAACTAAGCATCCGATGCATAACTGAGGAAGGGATTCTTAGAGTGGCAGGGCAGAAACAGAAATTAGAAGTCTTAagcaatgaaattgaaaacaagTTTTACTATAATCGCGCTTTTGTTGAAGACCTGTTAAAACAGGCTACCGTACATGAGCTCACGGGAATCCTTAAGAAGCTGCTCAGGGATTTGCCGGACCCGATTTTTACCATGGAGTTGTTCGATATGTTTTACAAAACTGGCT CAATTTCCAATACCGAGGATAAAGTGAGGTCACTGAATTTGTTGGTATTAATGCTACCAATAGAGCATAGAAATACTTTTAAGGTGTTGCTGAATTTCCTGTTaaatataattcaaaatgaGAAGAAGAATAGGATGGGTCTTCATAATGTTGCCATGATTACAGCTCCATCATTTTTCCCGCCAAAGTTACTATTACCCAA GGACAATCGTAAACTAATAGAAAAACAAGTAACAAAAGAAGAATTAGCTAAACAAATAAATGGTGCTGCAGTGTGCTGCCGAATAATGGAAACTCTTCTTAAAAGTggaaataaactatttacaGTACCAGAGAGACTAGCCTCACAAGCCAGAGAAGCGCAGCGTAAAGCACAAGTTAAAAAAGACATGGGAAAAGAAAAAGatcgaaaaata CGATCTGGTAAAACGAAGTTAGTGAGAAGTAGTACTCAGTACGAGCCAGGTGCAATGAATCTACCTAGGattaaaaaggatttttacGTGTAA